A portion of the Abyssisolibacter fermentans genome contains these proteins:
- a CDS encoding AMP-binding protein, with protein MSQHFVNILKEVSQGIQIELNEIRMLSKAEENELLVEFNNTELKYIKEKTIQELFEEQVEKTPENVAVVFEEKHLTYRELNNRANQLARLLREKGVEPNTIVGIIVERSVEMLIGIMGILKAGGAYLPIDPNYPDKRKEFIFSDSDIDIVLAQEHLLNKDKDLFQKLSLKDVIVIDDEKVYSGNIFNLNIVNKEEDLAYIIYTSGTTGNPKGVMIEHRNVNNLVCGLREKIYRDLNDDLRVS; from the coding sequence ATGAGTCAACATTTTGTAAATATTCTTAAAGAAGTTTCACAAGGTATACAGATTGAATTAAATGAAATAAGGATGTTATCAAAGGCAGAAGAAAATGAGCTATTAGTAGAATTTAACAATACAGAATTAAAATATATTAAAGAAAAAACAATACAAGAATTATTTGAAGAACAGGTAGAGAAGACACCAGAAAATGTAGCAGTTGTATTTGAAGAAAAGCATCTTACATATAGAGAATTAAATAATAGGGCAAATCAATTAGCAAGATTATTGAGAGAAAAAGGGGTAGAGCCAAATACAATAGTAGGAATAATTGTAGAAAGATCAGTAGAGATGCTAATAGGAATAATGGGAATTTTAAAAGCTGGAGGAGCATATTTACCTATAGATCCCAATTATCCTGATAAACGAAAGGAATTTATATTTTCAGATAGTGATATAGATATAGTGCTAGCACAGGAACATTTGTTAAACAAAGATAAAGACTTATTTCAAAAGTTGTCATTAAAAGATGTAATAGTTATAGATGACGAGAAGGTCTATTCAGGGAATATATTTAACCTTAATATTGTCAATAAGGAAGAAGATTTAGCGTATATTATCTACACATCTGGGACAACTGGTAATCCAAAAGGCGTAATGATTGAGCATAGAAATGTAAACAATCTTGTATGTGGATTACGGGAGAAGATATATAGAGATTTAAATGATGATTTAAGGGTAAGC